The following are encoded together in the Diabrotica undecimpunctata isolate CICGRU chromosome 7, icDiaUnde3, whole genome shotgun sequence genome:
- the LOC140445746 gene encoding TNF receptor-associated factor 6-like, with amino-acid sequence MAKSGVYDTNKSELSVAEESSINDALGPEARFECPICLAWLRDPVLTSCGHRFCRNCIYPWLERGKACPVDNMKLNEADIFPDNFTRREISQQRTKCPNIVRGCLAELSPLDIEAHLLVCEYRIPELPDNEKLRCSFVDVGCNEKFEDEPKLTKHLEEHIQKHLALLSKAYSSLSINKNEPTSSSSIAQQANFWDPPPKNSEPSALQDDNLQELLKTLYEKIVYLEQKSREQDIIIANMSQQIASQSLPMTKLNQLYCNGCYLWYVSDFKSKMTAMRENPHVMYYSTGFYTSPNGYKLCVRLNLSPKDNNYIAILIHVMKTDHDHTLDWPFTGKLSIILVHPTQSFRSIKETMITRPELDAFKRPVQDMNSKGFGYTEFALLEEIVEQDFISNNQLLIKVQAQTV; translated from the exons ATGGCAAAAAGTGGAGTGTATGATACAAACAAAAGTGAACTTTCGGTAGCAGAGGAAAGCTCAATTAATGATGCTTTGGGCCCCGAAGCCAGATTTGAATGTCCAATTTGCTTAGCTTGGTTAAGAGACCCTGTTTTAACTTCTTGTGGACATAGGTTTTGCAGGAATTGCATATATCCTTGGTTGGA aagGGGTAAAGCCTGTCCGGTTGACAACATGAAACTAAATGAAGCAGATATATTTCCAGATAATTTTACAAGAAGAGAAATATCGCAACAGCGTACCAAGTGTCCGAATATTGTCAGGGGATGTCTGGCCGAACTTTCTCCATTGGATATTGAAGCTCATCTTTTAGTGTGTGAATATAGAATACCTGAATTACCTGATAACGAAAAATTGAGATGTTCTTTTGTTGACGTAGGCTGTAATGAGAAGTTTGAAGATGAACCTAAACTTACTAAACATTTGGAAGAACATATTCAAAAACATTTAGCT CTGCTTTCGAAAGCATATTCCTCACTTTCTATTAACAAAAATGAACCTACTAGTTCATCCAGTATAGCTCAACAAGCTAATTTTTGGGATCCGCCACCAAAGAACTCAGAACCTTCAGCTTTACAGGATGACAATTTGCAGGAATTGCTAAA AACCTTATATGAAAAAATAGTATATCTGGAACAAAAATCCCGAGAACAAGATATAATTATAGCAAATATGTCTCAACAAATTGCATCGCAAAGTCTTCCCATGACCAAACTCAATCAACTTTATTGTAACGGTTGCTACTTGTGGTACGTTAGTGATTTTAAAAGCAAAATGACAGCTATGAGAGAAAACCCACATGTCATGTACTACAGCACTGGATTTTATACGAGTCCAAACGGGTACAA GTTATGTGTCCGTTTAAATTTATCCCCCAAAGATAATAACTACATTGCGATTTTGATCCATGTTATGAAAACTGACCATGACCATACTTTAGATTGGCCGTTTACTGGAAAGTTAAGCATAATTTTAGTGCATCCTAC TCAATCTTTCAGAAGTATTAAAGAAACAATGATAACCCGTCCAGAACTAGATGCATTTAAACGTCCAGTTCAAGATATGAATTCCAAAGGATTTGGATATACGGAATTCGCTTTACTGGAAGAGATAGTTGAACAAGATTTTATTTCTAACAATCAGCTATTAATAAAAGTTCAAGCTCAAACTGTATGA